The sequence TCGATCACAAGCTggtttattaattttatcaaatgtAATATAGTCACCATAACTATGGGTGACACTTGGTTCGACTGATTGATGGCTATCCTAGATTCGCTCGTTTCCGACATTTCATGCGACATTGATGCCCGTGGATCTCCAACACCCATCTCACCACATTCTAACATCATCCATCTACAATGCAGGAAAACAGTGTGTTTTGTGAAGAGAATAATAGCATGTGTAGCCACACATAGCTAAAAGTTGAGCAAGAAGCAAAGAGAACAAGGCCATGATCCCCTAAACTTTAGGACCCCTGAGACTTACAAACTGAAAATACAATGTCagcttaaaaagaaaaacaggtAGAATGTGAAAAACCTTCATGTCCAATTTCAGCAAATGAGCGGTAATCAGAAGCCTAAATAGAAAAATAGCACAAATAAAAATGCACAAGGAAAACTACTGCTTGAAATTACGAATAACAAGAGTCACATATCACTGCGAATTATCAACTTGCTCTTTAGATCAAGTTTCATCATCCAACCAAAAAAAACAAAGGAATAACTCAAGATTTTCTGTGCTGAGCTCGTTCTGACTCTAACATCAGGCATTCTCCTAGTGCCATCAAGTAAATAAAACTCCCCCTTTGACCGTCCATCATTCATCATACATCATCTTTGCAATCTGATGAATACCACACATCAGCATGGTCTATAGATTACTGAGTCAGCAATAAATGCAGCTGACAGATTAATTTCATCTTCTCACAGAGATTGAGGTTCCCATGTATGGTCCAGTATAAGCACATGAagttcaaatataaaaaaatcaataaaatctaAGAACAAACAGAAGTTTCAAGTTATAAAGTCCTCGTGTCATCCAGTTATCATATGGCCAATTTGTCAATTCAATTCATCATCAGTCTCTAAAGCTGCTCCATACTTAGATTAGCAATAATTGGATTTGCCAAACATTTTTTCCATAAAGTATTTGGATCATTTGAAAAGATTCCAAGGAGTTACTCTGAAACTTCCCAAAGAGATGAGAGTAAAAATAAATGTGATTAAAGACTTTTTGCATACATGCAGTCTATCATACAAAGTAACAACTAAGTTTCCGGAACCACTAAGAGTCTATAACCTAGGAGGCATAATTACAAGCTTCCTTCACCACCCACCATCTAATTTGGAGAATCTTTGATGATGGCTTGAATTTCTTaatcagttattcagtttagtTGATTTTTGTGGGCTGGCCATTAGTACAATGTATCGTTGCTCCCTCGGAATCTAAAACTCTTGAAGGCAAAAGTTATCCAGCTACGTACAGACCTTTAAGTGGTAAAGAGCCTCTTGCATTCAGCAAGGACAATTTGATGGAAGGGAGCTCATTTATTGGCATATACATCTTTGGAGGCTTCACAACCTAATATAGCAAGAATTGACACAACTTGGTCTGTCTCTATGATCAGAACAGAACAAGAAAAGAGATCAGTTCACATCTTTCTCATGACCTTCATATCTAGTCCTCTCTTTTCCTACAGCAAAAAACTTCCTATATTTTGAGAGAGTATTGCTGTATACCAAACAAGAGCATGTAAAAGGTATGGAAAAAAAATGGTTCCGTGCCATATCATGCCAAGAAAGAAAGACAAGAAATTCGTCTGGGAAAAGTCAATCAAACAAACACTATTTTCAGGTTATGTCCATTAAGCAGAATTTACAGTTTTGACTTCCACAACTGGTATGAATGCCAATTTCCCTTCGACTCGCGAAATAGTATCATGCAACAACATAATAGCATCAAAGTAATTGCTTGCTAGGAAAAAATAACTGAAACACCAAAACCAAATTAACGTGCACGCGGTAAAGACGAAATTTACCTTCTAGAGTCCAAGCGTGTCCATGAGGAGCAACAGAAAGCTTGGATTTAAGCAGTGCGGATGCTGTTGCAGTGTGGTACGGTAACATTGACACCAAGCTAACGCCACTCAACTCCACAGGGGTCCTAGCTCAAATACCGATCGACATATTCAATAATTGTGATCGTAAACCACGAATTAGGTCTATCACATGTTGAATTGCAATAATCGATAAATCACGCATTTAAAACCTGAAAATGCGAGCAGTTAGCGGTGTTCTAGATGATACTCGGAATGGCGAGGGAGCAGCCTTGGTTTTTACTCCGGCGGAGATTCTAATGGCGGCGATTCGAGAGGTTTCGGCGGTCAATCGCATGACTGACCTGGCGGCGACGGTGGCCATGGCGGGTGACAGTGAAGTAATCGGAGATGATGCGCAGAAGAGATAATTGGATTTAGGGCTTTGTTAGGGTTCTAGTTTGCTGCAGCCTGCAAGTCCTACTGGTCCACGTTTTTTCCCcataaaaaatgtattttattttattttaatctttaggtatataaattcaaatcatagttaaatttaataatattcaaaTTACTATTAAGTATATCCAACATTTTTATTTGCagtatatattttaattccAAAATTATACTTATAATTAAAAACAGTTGATAAATTaagttatttaaaaattattaaaattaataatgtaaTTAATAGTTcaaggagtaggtctcttgtgagacggtctcacgagtctttatctgtgagacaggtcaaccttaccgatattcacaataaaaagtaatactcttagcataaaaagtaatactttttcatggatgactcaaataagagattcgtctcacaaaatacgatctttgagaccgtctcacacaagtttttgtctagtTCAAGTGGACTAAGTTATATAGTTAATTAGAACACAAGATGTGAGATTGTAATCCAAATGAGTGTAATTTGAGTAAAAATGATATAGGAGTCATATCCATCATATTCCCAGTTTTATTTCACCAATGGTAATTCTTCATCTTGCCTCAATgcctaaaaataaatattcatttcaagaaaatagtatattCGATTCAATCTAGAGATGAAAAAAAGGTACTAGTGGGACGAAGATGTTCCGCCAGTATTTTTGACCGGTTGAGAAATTATCAACATAACTAATCTATTTTAAAGTCAGTATTTTGAAATGTTAGACGAGTCGGCCAGCAAGCCACCGCCGCAACCTACCATGTGGTGGGATGGGAACGGTAGGTCAACCTGTCATTTAGGCTCAACTCACTTATTTTAAATGGTGAGACGAATGTAGCCTATTTAGACATGTTTAATTCACGGCGAATTGATGAAACTAATGTTAATGCAATGTATCTCTACAAACGTTGATTTTTAAGTAAGGGGTGAGATCCAACCCCAAAAATATTGACTGAAATCCATGTTAAAATCACAGAATTTTGTGCACTACCACATTGTCCACATCCATGCAACATACTTACCAAAACCTTGTTTGGACCAcgtttattttttcatgtgatACAATGTATTGATCCAGTTGAAAATAAGACCTAACCCTCCTTGGACCATTGGATCTAGAGGCATCGAATAAATTGCAACATACACACACGTCCATTATTATTATCGAAAAAAGAATTGTTGTTACAGAAGACTATATGTCATGCATTAATTTCCGGAAGTGCTTCTTCTTTCACTCAATCTCCCAACTAGATGTAGAAGAGGAACACAAAGCCCTTGAGAATTTCCATTGCCATTGTGTACGTGTTCGTAAATCGGACCCGGTAACGACATTCGGTGTATGAATAACACAACGTTGCTCGTTTCCTCCTTTGTCCCTAATTCCGAATAGCCAGCCGAGAGACACACTTTGGTCCGGAAAGAAAGATGCTGTGGACTACAAACACAGGAGTGCAATTTATTTAACTCCATTAATACTAAAAATTCACCATGTGAAATACTAATTTCTACCTTACAATAAAGTCATGagtttattagtatttttttaagaTGAAGAAAGGGTCACGATTTAACTGGATACCGAACTTGGTGTTAGAAGAACTACAAGTCATTGGTAAATAGgtagattttcaaaaatactacgTCATAATATAGAATAATCACCAGGAAAACATCACTTAAAAAAGAACTGATGAAACTAGCAGCCATGTATAAATTCTACTTgttcacaaaaactcatatgagatGACATTCCgaattaattttatgagacatatattctattttagtcattaataaaaaaaattttactttttattttgctaATAAAGATTCACAGGAAAAACCTACTTGTTAAGCTGACTTGGCAAGTAAATCTATGAGCTACCTCAGTCTCAAGATCAGACGATGACAACAAAGAAAAACTGGAGGAGCGGCACTGAACGACAGAGGCACAAGAAAGCAGCGGATTTcgtggcggcggcggcggcgccATCAGAGAGGTATATGCCACTCTTATTGTAGAGTTCGTGTTTCCAAGACCAAGCGGCCACCCGTTTGGTATATCATCCCCCTGTAAAGTTAGAGCCGAATAAAACCACGCCACAGTACCAAAATTTCTGGTTTCTGAACcccatttctttatttttttaaaatgcagcCAAATTTCATTTAACAGGAAATTTAAAGAACTTATGAACAATTCATATGAGGAAAAAAAGAGGAACAACATACCTCCATGAACACAGTGTTAGTTTTACAGAGAGGCTTGGTTCTCTGGGGGAAATCATAGAGTGATCAAGAAAGCCATCGAAAATAATCCATGACAAAAATATTGGAACTTTGCGCTCTCCTTATATTTTACTTTATATGTGACATAGGAAAGGGTTGGGACCTACTGCACGGACAGACTTAAGGACTTGTCTAGTCGCGTctaggggtgttcatcggtcggttcggttcggttcggttcggttttcggttttttatttcggttttcggttttagaaatatataatccgatatccgaactatTTTTTTCGGTTCGGTCCGTTTTACTACCAAAACGGTTCGATTATTTCGGTCAATTAATTcgttttggtataattatttaaattaataatataaatatattgtaaaatataaattgttaactttctacatgttttcttagtaaaatatttaaatataaggtctaaattaattaaacaaacaaaaatcaactaaaaatagtttttcattcactNCCGTTTTACTACCAAAACGGTTCGATTATTTCGGTCAATTAATTcgttttggtataattatttaaattaataatataaatatattgtaaaatataaattgttaactttctacatgttttcttagtaaaatatttaaatataaggtctaaattaattaaacaaacaaaaatcaactaaaaatagtttttcattcactaaatatcatatcaaaatatataatataaataaaaataataaaaaattattaatttaatgaaattttgattttttcggtttgttcggttttgacacatataatccgaaaccgaaccaaataaacttcggttttaacatttatatctgaattacaaaattcggttttcggttcggtgttcggttttttcggtattttcggttttatccgaagtttgaacacccctaatCGTGTCTATAAATAAATCagtgaatatataattttttttgagtaaATCTGTTGTGATACAGGTCAattttaccgatattcacaatcttagcataaaaagtaatactttttaattgatgacccaaataaaagatccgtctcacaaaataagacctgtgagaccgtctcacacaattttttttttaatcagtgACTTTTTCCATTTTGaggttttttttcctttttttgagtttttaaaatttgagtcTTGTacacttaattttaattttcagttatttTAGTCAAATTATTAGCGTGACATTTGACATgccaataattttttataacatTTCAACATTTTTCGATGTCACATCGATAATTAGACCAAACCgcataaaattaaaagttagagtacaaaaacaaaattttgaaaatttattggaCAATAACATAAAATTGAACAAGTTAATAGACAAAAAAACTATTTCTCCAAGAAAGTATTGGGATTTTATTTGAACTATTGTGGTTTAtattgttaaataaataaatattcatggCTCAAGAgcttatataatttataatcgagttgaGTTCGAAcattattttacaaatatatttttgactCACGAGCTTTTATTGAGCCTAAACGaacttaataaatataaatttaaatattcattaaattcattaaaaattaaattatatatttattaaatatatatatatataataaaatttcagattttcttctaataaataaatttaatatatttttaaatatttttcataagtaaaatataatatcgataaatcaattattaaaattattatttttatttaaaagatgacATATTCACGAGCAAACAAGACGTATGCTATAAAACTCGACTTTTATTTGTTTGTCATAATGACCATCATCAAATTAGTTTTTATTGAATCGAGTTTTTTATAGCTCACAAATAACTTGACtcgtttataaa comes from Primulina huaijiensis isolate GDHJ02 chromosome 5, ASM1229523v2, whole genome shotgun sequence and encodes:
- the LOC140977395 gene encoding uncharacterized protein, producing MEGDDIPNGWPLGLGNTNSTIRVAYTSLMAPPPPPRNPLLSCASVVQCRSSSFSLLSSSDLETESTASFFPDQSVSLGWLFGIRDKGGNEQRCVIHTPNVVTGSDLRTRTQWQWKFSRALCSSSTSSWEIE
- the LOC140976872 gene encoding protein NUCLEAR FUSION DEFECTIVE 6, mitochondrial-like isoform X4; its protein translation is MATVAARSVMRLTAETSRIAAIRISAGVKTKAAPSPFRVSSRTPLTARIFRTPVELSGVSLVSMLPYHTATASALLKSKLSVAPHGHAWTLEDG
- the LOC140976872 gene encoding protein NUCLEAR FUSION DEFECTIVE 6, mitochondrial-like isoform X3, with the translated sequence MATVAARSVMRLTAETSRIAAIRISAGVKTKAAPSPFRVSSRTPLTARIFRTPVELSGVSLVSMLPYHTATASALLKSKLSVAPHGHAWTLEDCKDDV
- the LOC140976872 gene encoding protein NUCLEAR FUSION DEFECTIVE 6, mitochondrial-like isoform X2 — encoded protein: MATVAARSVMRLTAETSRIAAIRISAGVKTKAAPSPFRVSSRTPLTARIFRTPVELSGVSLVSMLPYHTATASALLKSKLSVAPHGHAWTLEGKERTRYEGHEKDVN
- the LOC140976872 gene encoding protein NUCLEAR FUSION DEFECTIVE 6, mitochondrial-like isoform X5; this encodes MATVAARSVMRLTAETSRIAAIRISAGVKTKAAPSPFRVSSRTPLTARIFRTPVELSGVSLVSMLPYHTATASALLKSKLSVAPHGHAWTLEGF
- the LOC140976872 gene encoding protein NUCLEAR FUSION DEFECTIVE 6, mitochondrial-like isoform X1 — protein: MATVAARSVMRLTAETSRIAAIRISAGVKTKAAPSPFRVSSRTPLTARIFRTPVELSGVSLVSMLPYHTATASALLKSKLSVAPHGHAWTLEETDQVVSILAILGCEASKDVYANK